The Punica granatum isolate Tunisia-2019 chromosome 4, ASM765513v2, whole genome shotgun sequence genome has a window encoding:
- the LOC116204809 gene encoding probable LRR receptor-like serine/threonine-protein kinase At5g45780, translated as MANVQFFLSLLCYNFLLSSPVRASDSLLSPKGVNFEVAALMLVKSKMVDKFLVLSGWDINSVDPCTWNMVGCSAEGFVVSLEMASTGLSGTLSPSIGYLTHLKTLLLQNNQLSGPIPVEIGKLSQLQTLDLSGNQIDGEIPSSLGYLTHLTYLRLNRNKLTGQIPSFVANLTGLSFLDLSFNNLSGPTPKILAKGYSVKGNSFLCNPQTCEGDSKPINGTGTGTTVPPGKSNRKRWIISLAAGVSCTFVISVVLIVCGIHWYRSRLLFTSYVQQDYELEIGHLKRFPFRELQAATGNFSPKNILGQGGFGVVYKGTLPDNTMVAVKRLKDPNYTGEVQFQTEVEMIGLALHRNLLRLYGFCMTPEERLLIYPYMPNGSVADRLRDSCRERPSLDWNRRTRIALGTARGLLYLHEQCNPKIIHRDVKAANILLDESFEAVVGDFGLAKLLDRRDSHVTTAVRGTVGHIAPEYLSTGQSSEKTDVFGFGILLLELITGQKALDAGNGQIQKGMILDWVRTLHEEKRLEVIVDRDLRGCFDALELEKVVELALQCTQSHPNLRPRMSEILKVLECLGQLENLEELQGGDNTNAEDPTACSFSRNYSDNHEGSSFIIEAIELSGPR; from the exons ATGGCAAACGTTCAGTTTTTTCTGTCCCTTCTCTGCTACAACTTTCTCCTCTCTTCCCCTGTTAGAGCCTCTGACAGTCTCCTTTCCCCAAAGGGTGTCAACTTTGAAG TGGCTGCTTTGATGTTAGTGAAGAGCAAAATGGTGGATAAGTTCCTAGTGTTGAGTGGTTGGGACATTAACTCTGTGGATCCATGTACTTGGAACATGGTGGGTTGCTCTGCTGAGGGTTTTGTGGTCTCTCT TGAGATGGCCAGCACGGGTTTATCAGGAACGCTCTCACCCAGCATTGGGTACCTGACTCACCTAAAAACATT GCTGCTTCAGAACAATCAGTTGTCTGGCCCTATTCCGGTCGAGATAGGAAAGCTGTCCCAGCTCCAAACTCTCGATCTGTCGGGAAACCAAATCGATGGCGAAATCCCGAGCTCCCTGGGCTACCTTACCCATCTAACTTACCT GCGGTTGAATCGAAACAAGTTAACGGGACAGATTCCTAGCTTTGTCGCAAATCTCACCGGTCTTTCTTTCCT GGATTTATCATTCAACAACCTCAGTGGTCCCACCCCGAAAATCCTAGCAAAGGGCTACAG TGTAAAAGGGAATAGCTTCTTGTGCAATCCACAGACTTGTGAAGGCGATTCGAAACCTATCAATG GAACAGGAACAGGAACAACTGTGCCTCCAGGAAAAAGTAATCGCAAGAGATGGATTATTTCCCTTGCCGCGGGGGTTAGCTGCACGTTCGTCATTTCTGTGGTGTTGATAGTTTGTGGAATCCATTGGTACCGATCACGTCTTCTCTTCACCTCATATG TACAACAAGATTACGAGCTTGAAATTGGGCATCTGAAAAGGTTCCCCTTTCGGGAACTCCAAGCTGCCACAGGCAATTTCAGCCCGAAGAACATACTCGGGCAAGGAGGGTTTGGAGTTGTCTATAAAGGGACTCTTCCAGACAATACAATGGTGGCAGTGAAACGGCTTAAGGACCCGAACTATACGGGAGAGGTTCAGTTTCAGACTGAAGTTGAGATGATTGGATTGGCCCTTCATCGGAACCTATTGCGTTTATACGGTTTTTGCATGACCCCCGAAGAGAGATTGCTCATCTACCCATACATGCCAAATGGAAGTGTTGCCGATCGCCTGAGAG ACTCTTGCCGAGAGAGGCCTTCACTGGATTGGAACAGAAGGACGCGTATAGCTCTTGGGACGGCCCGTGGACTCTTGTACCTGCACGAGCAGTGCAACCCGAAGATAATCCACCGCGATGTCAAAGCTGCGAACATCCTGCTCGACGAGAGTTTCGAGGCAGTTGTGGGAGATTTTGGCCTAGCAAAGCTTTTGGACCGGAGGGATTCACATGTCACCACAGCGGTACGTGGTACCGTGGGACACATAGCCCCTGAGTATCTCTCGACTGGGCAGTCCTCAGAAAAGACTGATGTTTTTGGGTTCGGGATACTGCTGTTGGAGCTAATAACAGGGCAAAAGGCATTAGATGCAGGGAACGGGCAGATTCAGAAAGGAATGATTCTTGATTGG GTGAGGACTTTGCACGAAGAGAAAAGACTCGAGGTGATCGTAGATCGGGACCTCAGAGGCTGTTTTGATGCACTGGAGCTTGAGAAGGTGGTCGAACTAGCTCTCCAATGTACTCAATCGCACCCCAACCTAAGGCCGAGGATGTCAGAGATCCTGAAGGTCTTGGAGTGTCTAGGACAGTTGGAAAACCTGGAGGAGCTGCAAGGCGGAGACAATACCAATGCCGAGGACCCAACGGCATGCAGTTTCTCCCGTAATTACAGCGACAACCATGAAGGTTCTTCGTTCATTATCGAAGCTATTGAACTTTCAGGACCTCGATGA
- the LOC116202204 gene encoding receptor-like protein 51, with the protein MKPLPPPAFLAGVFCLLLFLQSSSSAAAATTAAPSTHHVSPTASPANRSAPTPTASPAAPSPTAAPTTPASSSSSTLDPKQLTALQSLNIPTSRDPCTKQPGTATCDAGKPFRHLVSLRLANCSADSVALSFTALKALSTLQSLSFFNCPVSAVRFPSDLALNLRSFSAVRSLHHLTGIWLSRLVNVTDLTVSDVPVNASGPYVILGNLKYLKSITVSRANLTGNLPKHWQSNLTHIDFSGNQLKGRIPNSITLLENLQSLNLSSNQLNGEIPTEIGDLIRLKNLTLSSNSLSGSVPESMSAIPGLVSVDLSSNQLNGTLPRFFSGMKNLKYLNLAGNNFHGVMPFNESFIKKLTVFKIGENSNLCYNHSTFPSKMKLGIAPCDKHGLPVSPPPAKGDSTADDDTSDYNDDSGDSSSKSEHHHGPSKFVLGVAIALASIVFLIVFLVLLSKCCK; encoded by the coding sequence ATGAAACCGCTGCCGCCGCCTGCATTTCTCGCCGGAGTCTTCtgtctcctcctcttcctccaatCAAGCAGCTCTGCCGCCGCCGCGACGACCGCCGCCCCTTCTACCCACCACGTCTCCCCCACCGCCTCCCCAGCAAACCGCTCCGCCCCCACCCCCACCGCCTCCCCGGCGGCCCCATCCCCCACCGCCGCGCCCACCACCCCCGccagctcctcctcctccaccctCGACCCCAAGCAGCTCACCGCTCTCCAGTCGCTCAACATACCCACCTCCCGGGACCCCTGCACAAAGCAGCCGGGAACCGCCACCTGCGACGCCGGCAAGCCCTTCCGCCACCTGGTCTCCCTACGCCTCGCCAACTGCTCCGCCGACTCGGTGGCCCTCTCCTTCACCGCCCTCAAGGCCCTCTCCACCCTCCAGTCCCTCTCCTTCTTCAACTGCCCTGTCTCCGCCGTTCGCTTCCCCTCTGATCTCGCCCTCAACCTCCGCTCATTCTCCGCCGTCCGCTCCCTCCACCACCTCACCGGAATCTGGCTCTCCCGCCTCGTCAACGTCACGGACCTCACCGTCTCCGACGTCCCCGTCAATGCCTCCGGCCCTTACGTTATCCTCGGAAACCTCAAGTACCTCAAGTCCATCACTGTCTCTCGCGCAAACCTCACCGGAAACCTCCCGAAACACTGGCAGTCAAACCTCACCCACATCGATTTCTCCGGCAATCAGCTCAAGGGGAGGATCCCCAATTCCATAACTCTGCTCGAGAACCTCCAGAGCTTGAATCTCTCCTCGAATCAGCTCAACGGAGAGATCCCCACCGAAATCGGGGACCTGATCAGGCTAAAGAACTTAACTTTGAGCTCCAATTCTCTGTCGGGATCCGTCCCGGAGTCAATGTCTGCGATTCCCGGGCTAGTCTCGGTCGATCTGAGCTCGAACCAGCTCAACGGGACCTTGCCGAGGTTCTTCTCCGGGATGAAGAACCTCAAGTACTTAAACCTCGCGGGCAACAACTTCCACGGCGTGATGCCCTTCAACGAATCCTTCATCAAGAAACTGACTGTTTTCAAGATCGGGGAGAACTCCAACCTCTGCTACAACCACTCGACTTTCCCCTCGAAGATGAAGCTCGGGATCGCCCCATGCGACAAGCACGGTCTGCCCGTGTCACCTCCGCCGGCAAAGGGCGACTCCACTGCCGATGACGACACTTCGGATTACAACGACGACAGTGGAGATTCGAGCAGCAAGAGCGAGCATCATCACGGGCCTAGTAAGTTTGTTCTCGGAGTGGCAATTGCTCTTGCTTCCATAGTGTTCCTAATCGTGTTCTTGGTACTCCTCTCAAAATGCTGTAAATGA